One Torulaspora globosa chromosome 5, complete sequence DNA window includes the following coding sequences:
- a CDS encoding FMN-dependent alpha-hydroxy acid dehydrogenase family protein — translation MLSRAFLRGSRLRNVASYHKLWRRTLASANPVSASVESSFGVINPKKAYFRKASFAAGATFAALLSYLFLDPSEGDITVSELRKHNSINDCWIALNGQVYDITSFLHMHPGGVARLLEVAGSDATEKFYQIHSDAVFDKMKDNFVYVGNLRGNVVNELTEEEVKIMEMKKRLPPLSAIFSVSDFENIAKHVLPKSTFMYYATGASDEFTIRENHYAYSRVFFRPRVLHESVREVDTSTTFLGTKVSLPFYITAFAGSKLAHPLGELNLQSASYDANVMQMVPKMVSYGIDKFFEHVPADQNQWMQYHFDNQQEVDDVVEFVRKVEKQPSVKGFFFNVDLADIGNREKDTRQRSAEADTEELDMLVSNTYNHYPLLTWNTIDKILDATDLPVGLKGIQRGEDVVIAAEKGVKAVVLSNHGGRQLDFSRPPLEVLAEARAMLKEKNLEDKIELYVDGGIRRGSDIIKALCLGAKGVGLGRPFLYAMAGYGEDGVSKLISILDGEIQNNMRLLGVGRIEDLNESFIDAKSLALRNPRTNDALYDEAYEQLFFPAFKKSV, via the coding sequence ATGTTAAGCAGAGCTTTCCTTAGGGGTTCGAGATTGAGAAATGTGGCATCATATCATAAACTTTGGAGGCGTACCTTAGCAAGCGCTAATCCTGTTTCTGCCTCCGTTGAATCCTCTTTTGGGGTTATTAATCCGAAGAAGGCTTATTTTAGGAAAGCATCGTTCGCCGCCGGAGCTACTTTTGCTGCTCTCTTATCAtatctcttccttgaccCTTCGGAAGGGGATATTACAGTGAGTGAATTGAGAAAGCATAACTCCATCAACGACTGCTGGATTGCCTTAAATGGCCAGGTTTATGATATAACTTCTTTCTTGCACATGCATCCTGGAGGTGTTGCTAGGCTTCTCGAGGTTGCGGGTAGTGACGCAACAGAGAAGTTTTACCAAATCCATTCAGATGCTGTTTTTGATAAGATGAAGGACAACTTCGTATATGTTGGGAACCTAAGAGGAAATGTTGTGAATGAGCTTacagaggaagaagtgaaAATTATggaaatgaagaagaggctcCCACCGCTGTCGGCCATTTTTAGTGTTTCCGACTTCGAAAACATTGCAAAGCATGTTCTGCCAAAGTCCACGTTCATGTATTATGCAACAGGAGCTTCTGATGAGTTCACAATCAGAGAAAACCATTATGCTTACAGCAGGGTGTTTTTCAGACCGAGAGTTTTGCACGAGTCTGTCAGAGAAGTTGACACCTCAACCACCTTCTTAGGCACCAAAGTCTCATTGCCCTTTTATATAACAGCTTTCGCTGGATCGAAGCTGGCTCATCCGCTCGGTGAATTGAATTTGCAATCAGCCTCTTACGATGCAAACGTGATGCAAATGGTTCCAAAGATGGTGTCATATGGCATAGACAAGTTTTTTGAGCATGTCCCAGCAGATCAAAACCAATGGATGCAATATCATTTTGACAATCAGCAAGAAGTCGACGATGTGGTAGAATTTGTTCGAAAGGTGGAAAAACAACCTAGTGTGAAAGGTTTCTTCTTTAATGTCGATCTAGCGGATATCGGTAATAGGGAGAAAGATACAAGACAGAGAAGCGCCGAAGCTGATACTGAGGAGCTAGATATGCTTGTCTCCAATACTTATAACCACTATCCATTACTTACTTGGAACACCATAGACAAAATATTGGACGCGACTGATCTGCCCGTGGGATTAAAGGGCATCCAAAGAGGAGAAGACGTTGTTATTGCTGCTGAAAAAGGTGTCAAGGCTGTAGTATTGTCTAATCATGGAGGAAGACAACTCGATTTTTCCAGACCACCGCTAGAGGTCCTTGCTGAAGCAAGAGCTATgctcaaggaaaaaaatttGGAGGATAAGATTGAGCTCTACGTTGACGGAGGCATCCGTAGAGGCTCCGACATTATCAAGGCGCTTTGTCTTGGGGCAAAGGGTGTTGGTTTAGGAAGACCCTTTTTGTATGCAATGGCAGGATACGGAGAAGACGGAGTAAGCAAGTTAATAAGCATATTAGATGGAGAGATACAGAATAATATGAGATTATTGGGTGTGGGAAGGATAGAGGATCTGAACGAGAGTTTCATTGACGCAAAAAGTCTTGCGCTTCGCAACCCTAGAACAAACGACGCTCTATATGATGAAGCTTATGAGCAATTATTTTTCCCAGCGTTTAAAAAATCTGTATGA
- a CDS encoding RidA family protein → MAKQLQWEEVGAAAHALLSPGYVTAKNSQTLYTSGCVGTDPKTGEIPDCIEAQTRNALENLKAILKAGGSSLDSVLKVLLFVADGSYAASVNKVYKEYFPSKPARSCVVVAFPDPTLKVELECVAAVEE, encoded by the coding sequence ATGGCAAAGCAACTTCAATGGGAAGAAGTTGGCGCTGCCGCCCACGCTCTACTTTCTCCTGGCTACGTGACAGCAAAGAACAGTCAAACTTTGTACACTTCTGGCTGTGTAGGAACTGATCCTAAAACTGGCGAAATACCAGATTGCATTGAAGCACAGACCAGGAACGCACTTGAGAACCTCAAGGCAATTTTAAAAGCTGGTGGCAGCAGTCTAGACAGCGTTTTGAAGGTTTTGCTTTTCGTAGCTGATGGGAGCTATGCAGCCAGTGTCAACAAGGTTTATAAAGAGTACTTTCCCAGCAAGCCTGCCAGAAGCTGTGTTGTAGTAGCTTTCCCAGATCCTACCCTCAAGGTCGAGTTGGAGTGCGTGGCAGCTGTAGAGGAATAG
- a CDS encoding ketopantoate reductase family protein, whose amino-acid sequence MTGHKVLLIGAGGVGTIVAYGIHLAGKSELSIVVRRDFAKVSDFGYNIDSIDYGIVEGWKPENIYPSIEAAASSDTVYQYVIITTKNLPDIAKVEELAEPVITPGVTVVVLIQNGFDLCRPFFDKYPKNVVISGITYVGSHNSGGSVHQTQPDRSFFGSGRNPYIPEDLQESKVKEFLSIYSNGKNKPVYITNEREYRYKKLIYNAAMNTSCALSGVDTGRLELAGTLDAVAIPAMREILAIAKADGIELPTDSINNAIHGDDGDWFEPSMLVDVRKGNPIELEVILGNVLRVAEELNVKTPYLSILYGLLKAVQFRLREKQGHFSLPTKRPISDRFYK is encoded by the coding sequence ATGACTGGACACAAAGTTTTACTGATTGGTGCTGGCGGTGTCGGTACCATTGTCGCATATGGTATTCATTTGGCAGGAAAATCTGAATTGTCAATCGTGGTTAGAAGAGACTTTGCGAAGGTCAGCGATTTCGGATATAACATTGATTCGATTGATTATGGAATCGTTGAGGGATGGAAGCCAGAGAATATTTATCCCTCCATTGAGGCGGCCGCTTCCTCTGACACTGTCTACCAATATGTCATTATCACCACCAAGAACCTGCCCGATATCGCGAAGGTCGAGGAGTTGGCTGAGCCAGTGATTACCCCGGGCGTCACGGTCGTGGTGTTAATCCAGAACGGTTTCGATTTGTGCCGTCCTTTCTTTGACAAGTATCCAAAAAACGTTGTTATTTCAGGCATAACTTACGTCGGATCTCATAACTCCGGAGGTAGCGTTCATCAAACACAACCAGATAGGTCCTTTTTTGGCTCCGGAAGAAATCCTTATATTCCGGAAGACTTGCAAGAGTCCAAGGTCAAAGAGTTTCTGAGTATTTACTCTAACGGCAAAAATAAGCCGGTCTACATCACCAACGAAAGAGAATACAGGTATAAGAAGCTCATTTACAATGCGGCAATGAACACCTCATGCGCACTATCAGGCGTCGACACTGGTAGGCTGGAACTCGCAGGCACTTTAGATGCTGTTGCAATCCCAGCGATGCGCGAGATTCTTGCTATCGCAAAGGCAGACGGAATTGAGCTTCCAACCGACTCTATTAATAATGCTATCCACGGTGATGACGGTGACTGGTTCGAACCATCTATGTTGGTGGATGTCAGAAAAGGTAATCCAATAGAATTGGAAGTTATTTTAGGTAATGTACTGCGCGTAGCGGAAGAGTTGAACGTGAAGACGCCTTACTTGAGTATTCTTTATGGGCTTTTGAAAGCTGTCCAGTTCAGGCTGAGAGAAAAGCAAGGCCACTTCTCCCTTCCCACAAAGCGCCCAATTTCAGACAGATTTTACAAATGA